One Magnetospirillum sp. 15-1 genomic window, GCCGGCATCGCGAAAGGCGACCCGGTATTCGGTCGGCGGGAACAGCGGGTGATAGCGCAGGGGCTGGGTGGTATCCACCTTGGCCTTGACCTCGGACTGGTTGGCGAACCAGTTGAAGATTTTGGAATCGGCGACCACCACGTCCACCCGGTCGAGGAACAGCAGCGTCGGCTGCGCCTGTTGCTTGGGGTCTTCCCGGTAGTTGGGATTGGCCGCCGTCACCGCCTTGAATTCGGGGCCGAGATAAAGGGCGGCGTTCTGGAAGGCCAGCACCGATTTGTCCGCCAGATCCGCCAGACCGTTGATGGCCAGATTGCGCGATTCCAGGGTGATGGCGTAGTTGCGGTAGACCACGTAGACGTCGGAATAGGTCGCATCGGGCAACCCGCCCGGCCGCTGGGTCAGCATGGCGTCGATCTGCCCGCCCTCGAACGCCTTGACCTCGCGGGCCAGCGGCAGGAATTCCGGCACCAGCCGATGGCCTTCGACGGCCAGGGCCTCCTTGGCGACGTCGTATTCCAGGCCGCGCAGCTCATCGGGAATGACGTAGGGCGAGATGGACCGGCCGATGCCCACCTTCACCTCCCTGGCCAAGGCCGGAGTGACGAGAAGCGGCAAAAACAGCCACACCAGAAAACCAGGGCGCATCACGACCTCGCATCGACAGACGCTCTCCCTGGCATGAAACGGGGTACGCAATATTCCGTCAATACCGACGTTTGATCTTCGCACCGAACTAATTGTTATAAAATTACGCCGGAAACAGTTGCGCCGCCTCCCCGTCATCATCACATTGCGGAGAACGAGGGCCGCCGATCTGGCAGAGGAAGTCTGGCATGACGTCACGGCTTTTCATTATGGTCGCCCTCGCCCTGGCCGTGCTGCGGGGCACGCCCGCGCCGGCCCAGACCGCCGAGGACGGCGGCCCCATGCAACGCAAGGCGACCGAAGCCTCGGCCGACCGCCTGCTGGACGAGTCCCTGCTCAGCAATCCGGAGAAACGGGCCCGCGCCGCCGCCAAGCTGGCCGAGCCGGAACCCGACACCAAGGACCCGGCGACCCTGGCCGAGTTCTACTTCTACCGCGGCAACGCCGCCATCGAACTCGGGCGGCAGTTGGACGCGCTGGCCGCCTTCCGCAAGGCCTCCAAGCTGGTGGCCCCCAATGGCGACCTGCGGGCCGACATCTTCTACAATTTGGCCCAGACCGAATCCAATCTCGGCCGCATCAACCCGTCCATCGCGTCCTACCGCGAAGCCATCAAGAGCACCGAGGCCGTCAATCTGGTGGTGCGCGATCTGGCCCTGATCGCCGAGGGCTACGCCAAGCTCGGCAATGCCGACGGGGCGCGCCAGACCCGCGAGGAATGCGTCGCCGCCTCGAACCGGGCGGCCAGCGGGCGGGCGGAACAGCGTAATCCGGTGGCCGCCGCCTGGCGCCGGGTCAACGAACTGCGCTGCGACATCGCCGTGTCGGTGGCAGAGGGCAAACTGGCCGAGGCCGAGCCGCTGATCCGCAAGGTGATCGCCAATTACGAGGAGGCGCCCAACACCAGGGGGACCTATATCGTCGGCAACCGCCATTTCCAGCTCTCGGAAAACCTGCGGCAGCAGGGCCGTCTGGCCGAGGCGGAGAACGAGGCCCGCATCGCGCTCAACATCTATCAGAGCACGGTGGGCGCCACGTCGCAGCGCACCGGGTCCGGGCTGGTGGCGCTGGGTCGCATCATCGCCGAGCAGGGGCGGCTGAAGGAGGGCGAGTCCCTGGCCCGCAAGGGTCTCGACGTCACCCAGGCCGCCGGGGTGGCCGGCAAGGGGGCGTCGCGCGGCGTGCTGGCCGATATCCTGGCCGCCCAGTACCGCTGGGCCGAGGCCCGCGCCGAGTTCGACCTGATGCGCGAGGGCTATGCCAACGACCCCGACGGGCTGGAAGCCTTCATCCGGCAGAATTCCAACTACGCCCTGGCCATGCTCAAGACCGGCGGCGCCGAGGAATCGCTGCGCCTGTTCACCGGCGCCTGGGAGGATTTCGCCAAACGCCTGGGCGAGGAGCATTACACCACCGCCCAGGCACGGGGCTTCATGGCCGCCTCGCTGGCGGCGCTGGGCCGCGACGCCGAGGCCCGCGGGCATTTCGCCAAGGCGGTGCCGATCCTGATCGAGGGACAGGGCGACGAGGACGAGGAAACCGGCAATCTGGCCCGCGATCAGAAGTTGCGCCTGATCCTCGAGGCCGACATGGCCCTGCTGCTCAAGACCGGCGACGCCCAGGCGGTGGCCGAAGGCTTCCGCCTCGCCGACGCGGCGCGCGGCCGCTCGGTGCAGCGTGCCCTGGCCGCCTCGGCGGTGCGGGCCGCCGCCGCCGACCCCGCCCTGGCCGAACTGGCACGGCGCAGCCAGGACGCGGAAAAGCAGATCGCCGCCATGAACGGCCTGCTGGCCAACGCCATCAGCGCGCGGGCCGAGGAATTGGACGCCGATGCCATCGCCGACCTGAAGAAGCGGATCGGTGCCCTGAAAGCCGGACGCGGCGCCGATCTCAAGGAGATCGCCGCCCGCTTCCCCGAATACGGCCGCATGGCCAATCCCCGGCCCAGCACCGTGGCCGACATCCAGGCCCATCTGCGGCCGGGTGAAGCCATGCTGGCCTTTTACAGTGCCGACGACCGGCTGTATGCCTGGGCAGTGCCGGCCGGCGGCGAGCCCCGCATGGTGGCCGCCCCCTTGGGCCGCGTGCCGCTGGAGGCGCAGATCAAGGGGCTGCGCCAGGCTCTCGACCTGTCCATCAGCGGTATCGACGAGATTCCCGAGTTCGATCTGGACAGCGCCTGGCGGCTTTACGCCGCCGCCCTCGCTCCCCTGGAGCCGGCCTGGGCCCAGGCGACCACCGTCTTCACCGTACCTCACGGGCCGCTGGGCCAGTTACCGCTGGGCCTGCTGCCCACCGCCCCGCCGCCCAAGGCGGCGAAGCCGGCGGCCGGGACCGTCGGGCCGCTGTTCGCCAAATACCGCGACGTGCCGTGGCTGGCCCGCAAGGTCGCCATCGCCCAACTGCCCTCGGCCGGGGCGCTCTCGACCCTGCGCGCCCTGCCCGACCGCAACGTGCCGCGCCGCACCTTCATCGCCTTCGGCGATCCCCTGTTCGCCAGGGATCAGATGGACACCCCCGCCGCCGCCGCGACCCAGCGTGGCGTCAAGCGCCGCGCCGCGCCGAAATCAGGGCCGGACTTCACCGCCGAACTGTCCCAGTTGCCGCGCCTGCCCGACACCGCCGAGGAGGTGTCGAGCATCGCCCGCGTGCTGAACGCCGACCCCGAGCAGGACATCTTCCTGCAGGCCCGCGCCAGCGAAGCCAAGGTGCGCAGCCTGGATCTCTCCAAATGGCGCATCGTCATGTTCGCCACCCACGGGCTGATCCCCGGCGACCTGGCCGGTCTGGACCAGCCGGCCCTGGCGCTCTCCTCGCCCGAGGTGAGCGGCGACGGTTCGGCCGGCGTGCTGACCATGGAGCGGATCATGGGGCTGAAGCTGGATGCCGACTGGGTGGTGCTGTCGGCCTGCAACACCGCCGCCGGCGAGGGGGCGGGGGCCGAGGCGGTATCCGGCCTGGGCCGCGCCTTCTTCTATGCCGGTACCCGCGCCCTGCTGGTCAGCAACTGGCCGGTGGAGACCACCTCGGCCCGCCTGCTGACCACCGACCTGTTCCGCCGCCAGGCCGCCGACCCGGCCCTGTCGCGCGCCCAGGCGCTGCGCCAGGCCATGCTCGGCCTGATCGACGGTCCCGGCCCCCTGGACGGCGCCGGCAAGGAACAGTTCTCCTATGCCCAT contains:
- a CDS encoding transporter substrate-binding domain-containing protein, with protein sequence MRPGFLVWLFLPLLVTPALAREVKVGIGRSISPYVIPDELRGLEYDVAKEALAVEGHRLVPEFLPLAREVKAFEGGQIDAMLTQRPGGLPDATYSDVYVVYRNYAITLESRNLAINGLADLADKSVLAFQNAALYLGPEFKAVTAANPNYREDPKQQAQPTLLFLDRVDVVVADSKIFNWFANQSEVKAKVDTTQPLRYHPLFPPTEYRVAFRDAGLRDAFNRGLARLRADGQYDRIVARYSSGMVREPAAGSR
- a CDS encoding CHAT domain-containing protein — translated: MTSRLFIMVALALAVLRGTPAPAQTAEDGGPMQRKATEASADRLLDESLLSNPEKRARAAAKLAEPEPDTKDPATLAEFYFYRGNAAIELGRQLDALAAFRKASKLVAPNGDLRADIFYNLAQTESNLGRINPSIASYREAIKSTEAVNLVVRDLALIAEGYAKLGNADGARQTREECVAASNRAASGRAEQRNPVAAAWRRVNELRCDIAVSVAEGKLAEAEPLIRKVIANYEEAPNTRGTYIVGNRHFQLSENLRQQGRLAEAENEARIALNIYQSTVGATSQRTGSGLVALGRIIAEQGRLKEGESLARKGLDVTQAAGVAGKGASRGVLADILAAQYRWAEARAEFDLMREGYANDPDGLEAFIRQNSNYALAMLKTGGAEESLRLFTGAWEDFAKRLGEEHYTTAQARGFMAASLAALGRDAEARGHFAKAVPILIEGQGDEDEETGNLARDQKLRLILEADMALLLKTGDAQAVAEGFRLADAARGRSVQRALAASAVRAAAADPALAELARRSQDAEKQIAAMNGLLANAISARAEELDADAIADLKKRIGALKAGRGADLKEIAARFPEYGRMANPRPSTVADIQAHLRPGEAMLAFYSADDRLYAWAVPAGGEPRMVAAPLGRVPLEAQIKGLRQALDLSISGIDEIPEFDLDSAWRLYAAALAPLEPAWAQATTVFTVPHGPLGQLPLGLLPTAPPPKAAKPAAGTVGPLFAKYRDVPWLARKVAIAQLPSAGALSTLRALPDRNVPRRTFIAFGDPLFARDQMDTPAAAATQRGVKRRAAPKSGPDFTAELSQLPRLPDTAEEVSSIARVLNADPEQDIFLQARASEAKVRSLDLSKWRIVMFATHGLIPGDLAGLDQPALALSSPEVSGDGSAGVLTMERIMGLKLDADWVVLSACNTAAGEGAGAEAVSGLGRAFFYAGTRALLVSNWPVETTSARLLTTDLFRRQAADPALSRAQALRQAMLGLIDGPGPLDGAGKEQFSYAHPTFWAPFSLVGDGGGGRGAGQ